The Variovorax paradoxus genome window below encodes:
- a CDS encoding aldo/keto reductase family oxidoreductase has protein sequence MNPLDTISTFRLGSRDVKRLGYGAMQLAGPGVYGPPKDRAAAVAVLRAAIEAGVDHIDTSDFYGPHVTNQIIREALHPYRDDLTIVTKVGATRGADASWNLAASPAELRQAVHDNLRNLGLDVLDVVNMRSMLGVHGPAEGSLEAPLTALAELRQQGLIRHIGLSNVTAKQVDDGQRIVPIVGVQNMYNLANRGDDALVEKLAREGIAYVPFFPLGGFTPLQSGVLSEVASELGATPMQVALAWLLQRSPNLLLIPGTSSLGHLRENLAAAGLKLPAEAVARLDTIGVGSGH, from the coding sequence ATGAACCCGCTCGACACCATCTCCACCTTCCGCCTCGGTAGCCGTGACGTGAAGCGCCTCGGCTACGGCGCCATGCAACTCGCCGGCCCCGGCGTGTACGGCCCGCCGAAGGACCGTGCCGCCGCTGTCGCGGTGCTGCGCGCCGCGATCGAGGCCGGTGTGGACCACATCGACACCAGCGATTTCTACGGCCCGCACGTCACCAACCAGATCATCCGCGAGGCGCTGCACCCATACCGCGACGACCTGACCATCGTCACCAAGGTGGGTGCCACGCGCGGGGCAGATGCCTCGTGGAACCTCGCGGCCTCGCCGGCCGAGCTGCGCCAGGCGGTGCACGACAACCTGCGCAACCTCGGCCTCGACGTGCTCGATGTCGTCAACATGCGCAGCATGCTGGGCGTGCACGGGCCGGCCGAAGGCTCGCTCGAGGCGCCGTTGACCGCGCTCGCCGAGCTGCGCCAGCAGGGCCTGATCCGCCACATCGGCCTGAGCAACGTGACCGCGAAGCAGGTCGACGACGGCCAGCGCATCGTGCCGATCGTCGGCGTGCAGAACATGTACAACCTCGCGAACCGCGGCGACGACGCGCTGGTCGAGAAGCTGGCGCGCGAGGGCATTGCCTATGTGCCGTTCTTTCCGCTCGGGGGCTTCACGCCGCTGCAGTCGGGGGTGCTGTCGGAGGTGGCCAGCGAACTCGGCGCGACGCCGATGCAGGTGGCGCTGGCCTGGCTGCTGCAGCGCTCGCCGAACCTGCTGCTGATTCCGGGGACATCGTCGCTGGGGCATCTGCGGGAGAACCTGGCGGCGGCTGGGCTGAAGTTGCCGGCAGAGGCGGTGGCGCGGCTCGACACGATCGGCGTCGGGTCGGGTCACTGA
- a CDS encoding LysR family transcriptional regulator gives MDLRQVRYFLTVAEKGSISAAAAVLHVAQSAISRQMRLLEEDLGGPLFHRSIAGVQLTDSGLMFLERARFILREVESTTLDVSNFNRGMRGFHRDVRGTVRMSSAPTVGQAIHGRLALDFRQRFPQVRLELTESPTDDALHRLTAGTIELAIVSNPGNQEHIHFTPLARQEIAVFCLPGSKLAARPSVHARELRKLPIIISLGLRHSLETEHGVMQPVIQIDGNEGAAQLTRADLGFAVLPRSVVRTSSIWQGLVAVPVRGFSVARMLAVAKGRPVSLAAKVFRSAVEEQMALCVGEGLFLPP, from the coding sequence ATGGATCTGCGGCAGGTGCGCTACTTCCTGACGGTGGCGGAGAAGGGAAGCATCAGTGCCGCCGCCGCGGTGCTGCACGTGGCGCAGTCCGCGATCAGCCGGCAGATGCGCCTGCTCGAGGAAGACCTGGGCGGCCCCCTCTTCCACCGCAGCATCGCGGGGGTGCAACTGACCGACAGCGGCCTCATGTTCCTGGAACGCGCGCGCTTCATCCTGCGAGAAGTGGAAAGCACGACCCTGGACGTCTCCAACTTCAACCGCGGCATGCGCGGCTTTCATCGCGACGTGCGCGGCACGGTGCGGATGTCATCGGCGCCCACGGTCGGGCAGGCGATCCACGGTCGCCTCGCGCTGGACTTTCGCCAGCGCTTTCCGCAGGTCCGGCTGGAGCTGACGGAGAGCCCCACCGACGACGCGCTGCATCGGCTGACCGCCGGCACCATCGAACTCGCCATCGTGTCGAATCCCGGCAATCAGGAGCACATCCATTTCACGCCGCTCGCGCGGCAGGAAATCGCGGTGTTCTGTCTTCCGGGTTCGAAGCTGGCCGCGCGCCCGAGCGTGCATGCGCGCGAACTGCGCAAGCTGCCGATCATCATCTCCCTCGGCCTGCGGCACAGCCTCGAGACGGAGCATGGGGTGATGCAGCCGGTCATCCAGATCGACGGCAACGAAGGGGCCGCGCAACTCACGCGGGCCGACCTCGGCTTCGCCGTACTGCCGAGATCGGTGGTGCGAACCTCCAGCATCTGGCAAGGCCTCGTGGCCGTGCCGGTGCGCGGCTTCTCGGTGGCCCGCATGCTCGCGGTGGCCAAAGGGCGGCCCGTCAGCCTGGCCGCGAAGGTCTTTCGCAGCGCCGTCGAGGAGCAGATGGCGCTGTGCGTCGGCGAAGGGCTCTTCCTGCCGCCCTGA
- a CDS encoding tripartite tricarboxylate transporter substrate binding protein — MIKTALRCAAMALSALALGAPAHADYPEKPVRIVVPFAAGAGADMASRFMAGKLAQRWGQGTVVDNQVGANSIIGAQQVARAPADGYTLLVPNDTTLAANPALYAKLPYDPLKDFAPIALIGETPFVLVASPSLKVRSVKELVDAAKARPGEINFSSSGVASAQHLPMEILMRSAGIRMLHVPYKGAAEAATAVVGDQVQVMFAGVSAVLPFLQSGRLVPLAVGTSERLAVLPKVPTMAESGFPGFRYGAWLGFVAPAATPAAIVQKINADVGEVLRQPEARERLLAMGFLPAAPAKPEAFRKHIDEELVRYAQFIRAAGIEPSR, encoded by the coding sequence ATGATCAAGACCGCGTTGCGTTGCGCAGCCATGGCGCTGTCCGCGCTGGCGCTGGGCGCCCCGGCCCACGCCGACTATCCCGAGAAGCCCGTGCGCATCGTCGTGCCGTTCGCGGCCGGCGCGGGCGCGGACATGGCCTCGCGCTTCATGGCGGGCAAGCTCGCGCAGCGCTGGGGCCAGGGCACCGTGGTCGACAACCAGGTCGGTGCCAACAGCATCATCGGCGCGCAGCAGGTCGCCCGCGCACCGGCCGACGGCTACACGCTGCTGGTGCCCAACGACACCACGCTGGCGGCGAACCCGGCGCTGTATGCCAAGCTGCCCTACGACCCCCTCAAGGATTTCGCGCCGATCGCGCTGATCGGCGAAACCCCCTTCGTGCTGGTCGCGTCGCCCAGCCTGAAGGTGCGTTCGGTCAAGGAGCTGGTGGATGCCGCGAAGGCCAGGCCCGGTGAGATCAACTTCAGCTCCAGCGGCGTCGCCAGCGCCCAGCATCTTCCGATGGAGATCCTGATGCGCAGCGCGGGCATCCGGATGCTGCACGTGCCCTACAAGGGCGCGGCGGAAGCCGCCACGGCGGTCGTGGGCGACCAGGTGCAGGTGATGTTCGCCGGCGTCTCGGCCGTGCTGCCGTTCCTGCAGTCGGGCCGGCTCGTGCCGCTGGCAGTCGGCACCTCGGAAAGGCTGGCCGTGCTGCCCAAGGTCCCGACCATGGCCGAGTCCGGCTTTCCGGGCTTTCGCTATGGCGCATGGCTGGGCTTCGTGGCGCCGGCCGCCACGCCCGCGGCCATCGTGCAGAAGATCAACGCCGATGTCGGCGAGGTGCTGCGCCAGCCCGAGGCGCGCGAGCGGCTGCTGGCCATGGGCTTCCTGCCCGCGGCACCGGCGAAGCCGGAAGCCTTTCGCAAGCACATCGACGAGGAGCTGGTTCGCTACGCCCAGTTCATCCGGGCGGCCGGCATCGAGCCGTCGCGCTGA